A part of Cystobacter ferrugineus genomic DNA contains:
- a CDS encoding AMIN domain-containing protein, with the protein MRSSTIKSLSSAFVLLLITCVLGSARALAQEAAAGNLNSISSVNVRGGTVEIVGTKKPNFTTFTLTDPPRLVIDISEAVFSGVKEDITVGNGTITAIRTASYGSDESAIARVLIGYEREVDTDIQARGNSLVVSVAGGAAAQAAAPTGPAPTADEAPAATDTQQADAAAQAAQEEQKRQELAAAQAAQAAEEERKRQELAAAQAAEQQQAEAEERRQADARAAAERKAQEEQRAQQERSAQAAEKQRQQEEARAAADARRDSEAQAAEAKRRQAAEERVRRESEAEERRRQQEEARAARVAQAETPRREAARQEGAPAVSSRRKTMTLVGFKQEPGASRVFVRTNEPVRYSVTPAGDRLVVLELENTLIAEENNTRAMDTSFFNTAVASVDANPGPSRTVRVSIRLKQQVPYETRQEGNELSIEFQRPASR; encoded by the coding sequence ATGCGTTCGTCCACCATCAAGTCGTTGTCGAGTGCTTTCGTCCTTCTCTTGATCACCTGCGTGCTGGGATCGGCCCGGGCGCTGGCTCAGGAGGCGGCCGCGGGCAATCTCAACTCCATCTCCAGCGTGAACGTGAGGGGAGGGACGGTGGAGATCGTGGGCACGAAGAAGCCCAACTTCACCACCTTCACGCTGACGGATCCGCCGCGGCTCGTCATCGACATCTCCGAGGCCGTCTTCTCCGGCGTGAAGGAGGACATCACCGTGGGCAATGGCACCATCACCGCCATTCGCACGGCGAGCTACGGCTCGGATGAATCGGCCATCGCCCGGGTGCTCATCGGCTACGAGCGCGAGGTGGACACGGACATCCAGGCGCGGGGCAACTCCCTGGTGGTGAGCGTGGCGGGCGGCGCGGCGGCCCAGGCGGCGGCTCCCACCGGCCCGGCACCGACGGCGGACGAGGCGCCCGCGGCCACCGACACGCAGCAGGCGGATGCGGCGGCCCAGGCCGCCCAGGAGGAGCAGAAGCGGCAGGAGCTCGCCGCGGCCCAGGCCGCCCAGGCGGCGGAGGAAGAGCGCAAGCGGCAGGAACTCGCCGCGGCCCAGGCGGCCGAGCAGCAGCAGGCGGAGGCCGAGGAGCGGCGTCAGGCGGATGCGCGGGCCGCGGCCGAGCGCAAGGCCCAGGAGGAGCAGCGCGCCCAGCAGGAGCGCTCGGCCCAGGCCGCCGAGAAGCAGCGGCAGCAGGAGGAGGCGCGCGCCGCGGCCGATGCCCGCCGGGATTCGGAGGCCCAGGCCGCCGAGGCGAAGCGGCGCCAGGCCGCCGAGGAGCGGGTCCGCCGGGAGTCGGAGGCCGAGGAGCGGCGGCGCCAGCAGGAGGAGGCGCGCGCGGCGCGTGTCGCCCAGGCGGAGACGCCCCGGCGGGAAGCGGCACGGCAGGAGGGCGCGCCCGCCGTGTCCTCGCGCCGCAAGACGATGACGCTGGTGGGCTTCAAGCAGGAGCCGGGGGCCTCGCGCGTCTTCGTGCGCACCAACGAGCCCGTGCGCTACTCCGTCACCCCGGCGGGCGACAGGCTGGTGGTGCTGGAGCTGGAGAACACCCTCATCGCCGAGGAGAACAACACCCGCGCGATGGACACCTCCTTCTTCAACACGGCGGTGGCCTCGGTGGACGCGAACCCGGGCCCCTCGCGCACGGTGCGCGTCTCCATCCGGCTCAAGCAGCAGGTGCCCTACGAGACACGCCAGGAAGGCAACGAGCTGTCGATCGAGTTCCAGCGCCCGGCTTCCCGTTGA
- a CDS encoding alpha/beta hydrolase, with protein sequence MRLPDWRAATPTGPHTPTVDEVDFRSLYQKTKYVVETADGWSLVITRYRPVKQPFAQPLFGEPLLLVHGFSQNRHAWTSGQFVKNLLFFGVDIHILELRGHGKSSIEFQKERAARFRRPLPADLDYDWDIDSYFLYDLPAAVSGVKRITRRERIFYCGHSMGGMLGYGYAGIHDDFEGLITIGSAADLGRGTMLLRMLSMWTGVIGSSIDLAFAGRNLEERVGYEGRRLLSRGIAPLHEGLARWLSPKEAPRERQFRAIPVDDWLKFAERQLARAEEYPLVNRITTRINRLSNPARASAKDVRWLLREGGEREPRKVVEQFASWIRRGEMVCYRTGFDFKRGFSKIHIPMAIIFGDMDPLASLESTRSVYHAAKSEYLLWRPVKGNSHLELTMGHDIRQICYDIKNLIEYARTHRTRGPVLPRIEK encoded by the coding sequence ATGCGCTTGCCGGATTGGAGAGCGGCGACTCCAACGGGTCCCCACACACCGACGGTCGACGAGGTCGACTTCCGGTCGCTCTACCAGAAGACGAAGTACGTCGTGGAGACCGCCGACGGCTGGTCCCTGGTCATCACCCGTTACCGCCCCGTCAAGCAGCCCTTCGCGCAGCCCTTGTTCGGTGAGCCGCTGCTGTTGGTGCATGGCTTCTCGCAGAACCGGCATGCGTGGACGAGCGGCCAGTTCGTCAAGAACCTGCTGTTCTTCGGCGTGGACATCCACATCCTGGAGCTGCGCGGACACGGCAAGAGCTCCATCGAGTTCCAGAAGGAGCGCGCCGCGCGCTTCCGCCGTCCGCTGCCCGCGGACCTCGACTACGACTGGGACATCGACAGCTACTTTCTCTACGACCTGCCGGCCGCGGTGTCGGGCGTCAAGCGCATCACCCGGCGCGAGCGCATCTTCTACTGCGGCCACTCGATGGGCGGGATGCTCGGCTACGGGTACGCGGGCATCCACGATGACTTCGAGGGCCTCATCACCATCGGCTCCGCGGCGGACCTGGGCCGGGGCACGATGCTCTTGCGGATGCTGTCGATGTGGACCGGGGTGATCGGCTCGAGCATCGACCTGGCGTTCGCGGGCCGGAACCTGGAGGAGCGCGTGGGGTACGAGGGCCGGCGGCTGCTGTCGCGCGGCATTGCTCCCCTGCACGAGGGCCTGGCGCGGTGGCTCAGCCCGAAAGAGGCGCCGCGCGAGCGCCAGTTCCGCGCCATTCCGGTGGACGACTGGTTGAAGTTCGCCGAGCGGCAGCTCGCCCGCGCCGAGGAATACCCGCTCGTCAACCGCATCACCACGCGCATCAACCGGTTGAGCAATCCGGCGCGCGCCAGCGCCAAGGACGTGCGCTGGCTGCTGCGCGAGGGCGGGGAGCGCGAGCCGCGCAAGGTGGTGGAGCAGTTCGCCTCGTGGATCCGCCGCGGGGAGATGGTGTGCTACCGCACGGGGTTCGACTTCAAGCGGGGCTTCTCGAAGATCCACATCCCCATGGCCATCATCTTCGGGGACATGGATCCGCTGGCGTCCCTGGAGTCCACGCGCAGCGTGTACCACGCGGCCAAGAGCGAGTACCTCCTCTGGCGGCCGGTGAAGGGCAACAGCCACCTCGAGCTGACGATGGGGCACGACATCCGGCAGATCTGCTACGACATCAAGAACCTCATCGAGTACGCGCGCACCCACCGTACGCGCGGGCCCGTGCTGCCTCGGATAGAGAAGTAG
- the purM gene encoding phosphoribosylformylglycinamidine cyclo-ligase, whose amino-acid sequence MGTTYKQSGVDIEAGDAFVERIKPHAARTMRPEVVAGVGGFGGLFALPPGKYREPVLVAGTDGVGTKLKVAFQAGRHGTVGIDLVAMSVNDILTCGAEPLFFLDYFATGRLEVDAAAEVVKGIAMGCEQAGCALLGGETAEMPGFYARGEYDLAGFCVGVVERSEIIDGKSVAPGDALIGLTSSGLHSNGYSLARKVLLEDAKLALDAVPEGLDRPLGDALLEPTRIYVKDALALLEAVKVKGMAHITGSGIPGNLPRCLPDGTRAVLDEKAWKRPALFELIQKLGNVAREEMYNTFNMGLGLIAVVAKEDVAAALAVLHARGVEASEVGRVEAGQGEATAVIHP is encoded by the coding sequence GTGGGAACGACCTACAAGCAGTCGGGAGTGGACATCGAGGCCGGGGACGCCTTCGTCGAGCGCATCAAGCCGCACGCGGCGCGCACGATGCGGCCGGAGGTGGTGGCGGGAGTGGGAGGCTTTGGAGGCCTCTTCGCCCTGCCACCGGGGAAGTATCGCGAGCCGGTGCTGGTGGCGGGCACGGACGGAGTGGGCACCAAGCTGAAGGTGGCCTTCCAGGCGGGCCGGCACGGCACGGTGGGCATCGACCTGGTGGCGATGTCGGTGAACGACATCCTCACCTGTGGCGCCGAGCCGCTCTTCTTCCTGGACTACTTCGCCACCGGGCGGCTGGAGGTGGACGCCGCGGCCGAGGTGGTCAAGGGCATCGCCATGGGGTGCGAGCAGGCGGGTTGCGCGCTGCTGGGCGGGGAGACGGCGGAGATGCCGGGCTTCTACGCGCGGGGTGAGTACGACCTGGCCGGCTTCTGCGTGGGCGTGGTGGAGCGCTCGGAGATCATCGACGGCAAGAGCGTGGCGCCCGGCGACGCGCTCATCGGCCTGACGTCCTCGGGCCTGCACTCCAACGGCTACTCGCTGGCGCGCAAGGTGCTGCTGGAGGACGCGAAGCTCGCCCTGGACGCGGTGCCCGAGGGCCTGGACCGGCCGCTCGGCGACGCACTGCTCGAGCCCACGCGCATCTACGTGAAGGACGCGCTGGCGCTCCTCGAGGCCGTGAAGGTCAAGGGCATGGCGCACATCACCGGCAGCGGCATTCCGGGCAACCTGCCGCGCTGCCTGCCGGACGGCACGCGCGCCGTGCTCGACGAGAAGGCCTGGAAGCGCCCCGCCCTCTTCGAGCTCATCCAGAAGCTCGGGAACGTGGCGCGGGAGGAGATGTACAACACCTTCAACATGGGCCTGGGCCTCATCGCGGTGGTGGCCAAGGAGGACGTGGCGGCGGCGCTGGCGGTGCTCCACGCGCGCGGCGTGGAGGCCAGCGAGGTGGGCCGCGTGGAGGCCGGTCAGGGCGAGGCCACGGCGGTCATCCACCCATGA
- a CDS encoding NAD(P)-binding protein: MPTPASRSKPLPSSTAPSRHVYDVIVLGSQLGGALAAVLLARRGYSVLLVEHDGTGPGYEHDGYLLPYAPFLTPALKTMPAVEEAFAEISLTPQLQRGQQPHVPELQLVLPRHRVDLHADPARRSAEFLREFGTGGERILADLAATIRQHEPSDAFFKEGPPLPPDGMLESWNLKKRLRQHAGMEAEPRLSGTDEPSRLLRGLLPFTVHLDQPGSPLARTRPLSQALQTPWRYPGGRDGLRQLLFDRFTELGGDLLSPDNTDTYVAEELHIEGNRFSALKLLRSDTLYRASCLVSATDAGALRRILTGRKKHRALSEQLDLSTVKSFLFSVNWVVPEAALPRGMGELLLMDTQQEGELSHLLMQIHPARDLQGKEDPARRVVCAGGFVPASIRDLGEGYLQNLALRIDNHLDALMPFTKDKRLLRSAPYLDASAVRGSRLMPHPHYVFDTEAVLGVTGLKQQTPTKNLLLAGREVLPGLGLEGEFLAGIRASRLVQEMLKKKPVLKR; this comes from the coding sequence ATGCCGACGCCCGCTTCCCGCTCCAAACCGCTCCCCTCCTCCACGGCTCCTTCCCGGCACGTCTATGACGTGATCGTCCTGGGCAGCCAGTTGGGTGGGGCACTCGCCGCGGTGCTGCTCGCCCGGCGCGGCTACAGCGTCCTCCTGGTGGAGCACGACGGCACGGGGCCGGGCTACGAGCACGACGGCTACCTGCTGCCCTACGCCCCCTTCCTCACCCCGGCGCTCAAGACGATGCCCGCGGTGGAGGAGGCCTTCGCCGAGATCAGCCTCACGCCCCAGCTCCAGCGCGGCCAGCAGCCCCACGTGCCCGAGCTGCAACTGGTACTGCCCCGCCACCGGGTGGACCTGCACGCCGACCCGGCCCGCCGGAGCGCCGAGTTCCTCCGCGAATTCGGGACCGGGGGCGAGCGCATCCTCGCGGACCTCGCCGCCACCATCCGGCAGCACGAGCCCTCGGATGCCTTCTTCAAGGAAGGCCCGCCCCTGCCGCCCGACGGCATGCTGGAGTCCTGGAACCTCAAGAAGCGCCTGCGCCAGCACGCCGGGATGGAGGCGGAGCCCCGGCTGAGCGGCACGGACGAGCCCTCGCGGCTGCTGCGTGGCCTGCTGCCCTTCACCGTCCACCTGGATCAACCCGGTTCGCCCCTGGCCCGCACGCGGCCCCTGTCCCAGGCGCTGCAGACGCCCTGGCGCTACCCGGGCGGACGCGACGGCCTGCGGCAGTTGCTCTTCGATCGGTTCACGGAGCTGGGCGGCGATCTGCTCAGCCCCGACAACACGGACACCTACGTGGCCGAGGAACTGCACATCGAGGGCAACCGCTTCTCCGCGCTCAAGCTGCTGCGCTCGGACACGCTCTACCGGGCCTCGTGCCTGGTGTCCGCCACGGACGCGGGCGCGCTGCGGCGCATCCTGACGGGGCGCAAGAAGCACCGCGCCCTGAGCGAGCAGCTCGATCTGTCCACCGTGAAGTCCTTCCTCTTCTCGGTGAACTGGGTGGTGCCGGAGGCGGCGCTGCCGCGCGGCATGGGCGAGCTGCTGCTCATGGACACCCAGCAGGAGGGCGAGCTGAGCCACCTGCTCATGCAGATCCACCCCGCGCGCGATCTCCAGGGCAAGGAGGACCCCGCGCGCCGGGTGGTGTGCGCCGGAGGCTTCGTCCCCGCCAGCATCCGGGACCTGGGCGAGGGCTACCTGCAGAACCTCGCCCTGCGCATCGACAACCACCTCGACGCCCTGATGCCCTTCACGAAGGACAAGCGCCTGCTGCGCTCGGCTCCCTACCTGGACGCCAGCGCGGTGCGCGGCAGCCGGCTCATGCCCCACCCCCACTACGTCTTCGACACGGAAGCGGTGCTGGGGGTCACGGGTTTGAAGCAGCAAACGCCCACGAAGAACCTCCTGCTCGCCGGACGGGAGGTCCTCCCTGGGCTCGGCCTGGAGGGCGAGTTCCTCGCGGGCATCCGGGCCAGCCGGCTCGTGCAGGAGATGCTCAAGAAGAAGCCCGTCCTCAAGCGCTGA
- a CDS encoding MBL fold metallo-hydrolase translates to MKLHVLGCHGGEMPACRTTCFLVDDVLALDAGALTSTLSLEQLCKVDDIIVGHSHFDHVKDLPLMADLIIGRRDTPVTIHASRECARALRDNMFNNALWPDFTRIPTRKEPVLRIKPFRAGSTFQVGPYTVQSIPVHHPVESCGFVITRGRTSLAMSGDTGPTDKLWKVLNQTPTLKALLIETSFPNALQQLSDVSGHLTPRTLKSELAKFERDGCTVLLYHLKPAFVQQVKREVADLPVEVLELGDTFEF, encoded by the coding sequence GTGAAGCTTCACGTCCTTGGCTGCCATGGTGGTGAGATGCCCGCGTGCCGCACCACGTGCTTCCTCGTGGACGACGTGCTCGCGCTGGACGCGGGCGCGCTCACGAGCACGCTGTCGCTGGAGCAGCTGTGCAAGGTGGATGACATCATCGTCGGCCACAGCCATTTCGACCACGTGAAGGATCTGCCGCTGATGGCCGATCTCATCATCGGCCGGCGCGATACGCCCGTGACCATTCACGCCTCGCGCGAGTGCGCCCGGGCGCTGCGCGACAACATGTTCAACAACGCGTTGTGGCCGGACTTCACGCGCATTCCCACGCGCAAGGAGCCGGTGCTGCGCATCAAGCCCTTCCGCGCCGGCAGCACCTTCCAGGTGGGTCCCTACACGGTGCAGTCCATCCCGGTGCACCACCCGGTGGAGTCCTGCGGCTTCGTCATCACCCGGGGCCGCACGTCGCTCGCCATGAGCGGGGATACCGGCCCCACGGACAAGCTGTGGAAGGTGCTCAACCAGACGCCCACCCTCAAGGCGCTGCTCATCGAGACGAGCTTCCCCAACGCGTTGCAGCAACTCTCCGACGTCTCCGGCCACCTCACGCCCCGGACGCTCAAGAGCGAGCTGGCCAAGTTCGAGCGCGACGGCTGCACCGTGCTGCTCTACCACCTCAAGCCGGCCTTCGTTCAGCAGGTGAAGCGGGAAGTGGCCGACCTGCCCGTCGAGGTCCTGGAACTCGGGGATACCTTCGAGTTCTAG
- the accD gene encoding acetyl-CoA carboxylase, carboxyltransferase subunit beta, with translation MAWFSKKPRIATAPEPIEAPSRMQGLWAKCENCDEILYRQELEKNLNVCTHCDHHLPWPARTRLATLLDPDSFEEFDKELEPQDPLGFTDSKKYKDRLKSTRKTLGENDAFISGVGRIDGKQVSVGCFVFEFMGGSMGSVVGEKCTRVFERAHELKCPAIVFSASGGARMQEGIFSLMQMAKTSAAIARFRNVGKPYISVLLHPTTGGVAASFSWLGDVMLAEPKALIGFAGPRVIEQTIRQKLPEGFQRSEFLVEHGMLDAIVPRKDLRAKLGQIIGLLG, from the coding sequence ATGGCCTGGTTCTCGAAGAAGCCCCGTATCGCCACCGCACCCGAACCCATCGAAGCCCCCAGCCGCATGCAGGGCTTGTGGGCCAAGTGCGAGAACTGTGACGAGATCCTCTATCGGCAGGAGTTGGAGAAGAACCTCAACGTCTGCACGCATTGCGATCACCACCTGCCCTGGCCCGCGCGCACCCGCCTCGCCACCCTGCTGGATCCCGACAGCTTCGAGGAGTTCGACAAGGAGCTGGAGCCGCAGGATCCGCTCGGGTTCACCGACTCGAAGAAGTACAAGGATCGGCTGAAGTCCACGCGCAAGACGCTCGGGGAGAACGACGCCTTCATCTCCGGCGTGGGGCGCATCGACGGCAAGCAGGTGTCGGTGGGCTGCTTCGTGTTCGAGTTCATGGGCGGCTCCATGGGCTCGGTGGTGGGCGAGAAGTGCACGCGCGTCTTCGAGCGCGCGCACGAGCTCAAGTGCCCCGCCATCGTCTTCTCCGCCTCGGGCGGCGCGCGCATGCAGGAGGGCATCTTCTCCCTCATGCAGATGGCCAAGACGAGCGCGGCCATCGCCCGCTTCCGCAACGTGGGCAAGCCCTACATCTCCGTGCTGCTGCACCCCACCACGGGCGGCGTGGCGGCCTCGTTCTCGTGGCTGGGCGACGTGATGCTCGCCGAGCCCAAGGCGCTCATCGGCTTCGCCGGCCCGCGCGTCATCGAGCAGACCATCCGCCAGAAGCTCCCCGAGGGCTTCCAGCGCTCCGAGTTCCTCGTGGAGCACGGCATGCTCGACGCCATCGTTCCGCGCAAGGACCTGCGCGCCAAGCTCGGGCAGATCATCGGGCTGCTCGGCTAG
- the rpmB gene encoding 50S ribosomal protein L28, which yields MAWKCDICGKRPLVGNNVSHANNKTKKRTLPNLQKIRASVNGSPERVLACTRCIKAGKVTKAA from the coding sequence ATGGCCTGGAAATGCGACATCTGCGGGAAGCGGCCGCTGGTGGGCAACAACGTCAGCCACGCGAACAACAAGACCAAGAAGCGGACCCTCCCGAATCTCCAGAAGATCCGGGCCTCCGTGAACGGCTCTCCGGAGCGCGTGCTCGCCTGCACCCGCTGCATCAAGGCCGGCAAGGTCACCAAGGCGGCCTGA
- a CDS encoding Crp/Fnr family transcriptional regulator, whose translation MGAEETLFQRFGKEFSKGTVLFREGEAGREMFVLQSGRIAISKRVRDEEKVLAVLGPGEFFGEMAIISNRPRNATATVSEDAKLLVIDPKTFEGMIRGNAEIAVRMIKKLAERLSEADAQIENLLHSDPASRVVHHVLQMCRTRGRPTEEGMEIDLPLRELPSQIGVGEPAIRHVLDRLERAGLLERAGDRLTVQDTARLHDFLQYLEMKWKFGDL comes from the coding sequence ATGGGCGCCGAGGAAACCCTCTTTCAGCGTTTTGGCAAGGAGTTCTCGAAGGGCACGGTTCTCTTCCGCGAGGGAGAGGCGGGACGGGAGATGTTCGTCCTGCAGTCCGGACGAATAGCCATCTCCAAGCGCGTGCGCGACGAGGAGAAGGTCCTGGCGGTGCTCGGGCCCGGCGAGTTCTTCGGGGAGATGGCCATCATCTCCAACCGGCCTCGCAACGCCACGGCCACCGTGAGCGAGGACGCCAAGCTGTTGGTGATCGATCCCAAGACGTTCGAGGGGATGATCCGCGGCAACGCGGAGATCGCCGTGCGGATGATCAAGAAGCTGGCCGAGCGCCTGTCGGAGGCGGACGCGCAGATCGAGAACCTGCTGCACTCGGATCCGGCCAGCCGCGTGGTCCACCACGTGCTCCAGATGTGCCGCACGCGGGGGCGGCCCACGGAGGAGGGGATGGAGATCGATCTGCCCCTGCGCGAGCTGCCCTCGCAGATCGGCGTGGGCGAGCCGGCCATCCGGCACGTCTTGGACAGGCTGGAGCGGGCGGGACTGCTGGAGCGCGCGGGTGACAGACTCACCGTGCAGGATACGGCGCGTCTGCACGATTTCCTCCAGTACCTGGAGATGAAGTGGAAGTTCGGAGACCTCTAG
- a CDS encoding arginyltransferase yields MAIILGHSIEPPGECSYLPEQSASMEQFVMKDVTSEEYERMLVRGWRRFGPMYFRPACQACTRCESLRISTATFQPNRSQRRARAACAHLRVEVGPPRVDEERLALYRAWHAEREQTREWNASPLGPREYFLQFAFPHPSAREVAWYDDTAEGGPRLVGLGICDETPRAWSAVYFFYDPAYARASPGSANIVFQVELARARGIPHVYLGYRVQECASLRYKGTFRPHELLEGRPAPDEPPRWAPAEDSGDAPP; encoded by the coding sequence ATGGCGATCATCCTGGGACATTCCATCGAGCCGCCCGGCGAGTGCAGCTACCTGCCGGAGCAGAGCGCCTCGATGGAGCAGTTCGTGATGAAGGACGTGACGTCCGAGGAGTACGAGCGGATGCTCGTGCGCGGCTGGCGCCGCTTCGGCCCCATGTACTTCCGGCCCGCCTGCCAGGCGTGTACCCGGTGCGAGTCGCTGCGCATCTCCACGGCGACCTTCCAGCCCAACCGCAGCCAGCGCCGGGCCCGCGCCGCGTGCGCCCACCTGCGCGTGGAGGTGGGTCCTCCCCGGGTGGACGAGGAGCGGCTGGCGCTCTACCGGGCCTGGCATGCCGAGCGCGAGCAGACGCGCGAATGGAACGCCTCGCCGCTCGGCCCCCGTGAGTACTTCCTCCAGTTCGCCTTCCCCCACCCGAGCGCGCGCGAGGTGGCCTGGTACGACGACACGGCCGAGGGCGGCCCCCGGCTCGTCGGCCTGGGCATCTGCGACGAGACGCCCCGGGCCTGGAGCGCGGTGTACTTCTTCTACGATCCCGCCTATGCCCGGGCCTCGCCGGGCTCGGCCAACATCGTGTTCCAGGTGGAGCTGGCGCGGGCCCGGGGCATCCCCCACGTGTACCTGGGCTACCGCGTCCAGGAGTGCGCGTCCCTGCGCTACAAGGGAACGTTCCGCCCGCATGAGCTGCTCGAGGGGCGGCCCGCCCCGGACGAGCCTCCCCGCTGGGCCCCCGCCGAGGACTCCGGGGACGCCCCGCCCTGA
- a CDS encoding bifunctional folylpolyglutamate synthase/dihydrofolate synthase, with translation MLPRTPAEALEFFSRLSPSSIKLGLERVEAALAALGHPERRFPALHVAGTNGKGSTCAFASAALHAAGHRVGLYTSPHLVRVNERIRVDGVEISDECFGQRILEVLERHPEAATSLTYFEFGTVVAFWHFAREAVDVAVVEVGLGGRLDATRACVPLVTAITPVSFDHMEYLGNTLGAIAAEKAGILKPGVPVVLSRQEPEALEVLERLAGEQRAPVLLEGRDFHLGPRPGGGLAYEGTGLTLEGLSPSLRGEHQWQNAAVALATLEQLSARGVRVPPEALRTGLAGARWPGRLEELGGSPPVLLDGAHNPAGVAVLLEGLRSLYPGRRVHCVFGVVADKERGPMLRALLPACSSVHLTPLDTPRSLAPSSYLDEARALCANAYSYPSLDAALAGARAQAAPSDVLLCTGSLFLVGSVRAKWGGNLGALHQHS, from the coding sequence ATGCTCCCCCGGACGCCCGCCGAGGCCCTGGAGTTCTTCTCCCGGCTGAGCCCCTCCAGCATCAAGCTCGGCCTCGAGCGCGTGGAGGCGGCCCTGGCGGCGCTCGGCCATCCCGAGCGGCGCTTCCCCGCGCTGCACGTGGCGGGCACCAACGGCAAGGGCAGCACCTGCGCGTTCGCCTCGGCGGCGCTCCACGCGGCGGGCCACCGCGTGGGCCTCTACACCTCGCCCCACCTGGTGCGCGTCAACGAGCGCATCCGTGTGGACGGGGTGGAGATCTCCGACGAGTGCTTCGGCCAGCGCATCCTCGAGGTGCTGGAGCGCCACCCCGAGGCGGCCACCTCGCTCACGTACTTCGAGTTCGGCACCGTGGTGGCCTTCTGGCACTTCGCGCGCGAGGCCGTGGACGTGGCCGTGGTGGAGGTGGGGCTCGGCGGCCGTCTGGACGCCACGCGTGCCTGCGTGCCGCTCGTCACCGCCATCACCCCGGTGTCCTTCGATCACATGGAGTACCTGGGCAACACGCTGGGAGCCATCGCCGCGGAGAAGGCGGGCATCCTCAAGCCCGGCGTGCCGGTGGTGCTCAGCCGCCAGGAGCCCGAGGCGCTCGAGGTCCTCGAGCGCCTGGCCGGGGAGCAGCGGGCGCCGGTGCTCCTGGAGGGCCGTGACTTCCACCTGGGGCCGCGTCCCGGCGGTGGCCTCGCCTACGAGGGGACCGGACTCACGCTGGAGGGCTTGTCCCCGAGCCTGCGGGGCGAGCATCAGTGGCAGAACGCCGCGGTGGCCCTGGCCACGCTGGAACAACTCTCCGCGCGGGGCGTGCGCGTCCCGCCGGAGGCGCTGCGGACCGGGCTCGCTGGAGCCCGCTGGCCTGGACGCTTGGAGGAACTTGGTGGCTCGCCCCCCGTGCTGCTGGATGGGGCGCACAACCCCGCGGGCGTGGCCGTGCTGCTCGAGGGCTTGCGCTCGCTCTATCCCGGACGCCGGGTGCACTGCGTCTTCGGCGTGGTGGCCGACAAGGAGCGGGGCCCCATGTTGCGCGCGCTCCTTCCCGCCTGTTCCTCGGTCCACTTGACGCCGCTGGACACTCCGCGCTCCCTTGCTCCATCGAGCTACCTCGACGAGGCCCGCGCCCTGTGCGCGAATGCCTACTCCTACCCCTCCCTGGACGCGGCGCTCGCGGGAGCGCGTGCCCAGGCCGCGCCCTCGGACGTGCTCCTGTGCACGGGCTCACTCTTCCTGGTAGGCTCGGTCCGCGCCAAATGGGGCGGAAACCTTGGCGCGTTGCATCAGCATTCGTAG
- the purN gene encoding phosphoribosylglycinamide formyltransferase produces the protein MSGRAKLGVLVSGSGSNLQALLDACARPDYPAEVALVVSNVPTAFALERARTAGVAARALDHKTFGSRADFEKALGDALEAAGVEWVCLAGFMRLLGADFLGRFPGRVLNIHPSLLPAFTGLHAQRQALDRGVKVAGCTVHFVDPGMDTGPIIAQAAVPVLSGDDEAALSARILEEEHRLYPLAVKLAVTGAVRQEGGRTVSSVGPSVDTAGLRNPGEPG, from the coding sequence ATGAGCGGCCGCGCGAAGCTGGGCGTCCTGGTGTCGGGCAGTGGCAGCAACCTGCAGGCCCTGCTCGATGCGTGTGCCCGCCCGGACTACCCGGCCGAGGTGGCCCTGGTGGTCTCCAATGTGCCCACCGCCTTCGCCCTGGAGCGGGCGCGCACGGCGGGCGTGGCGGCGCGGGCGTTGGATCACAAGACGTTCGGCTCGCGCGCGGACTTCGAGAAGGCGCTGGGAGACGCGCTGGAGGCCGCCGGCGTCGAGTGGGTGTGCCTGGCGGGCTTCATGCGGCTGCTCGGGGCGGACTTCCTCGGGCGCTTTCCGGGCCGGGTGCTCAACATCCACCCCTCGCTGCTGCCGGCCTTCACCGGACTGCACGCCCAGCGGCAGGCCCTGGACAGGGGCGTGAAGGTGGCCGGGTGCACGGTGCACTTCGTGGATCCCGGCATGGACACGGGCCCCATCATCGCGCAGGCGGCGGTGCCCGTGCTCTCCGGGGATGACGAGGCGGCCCTGTCCGCGCGCATCCTCGAGGAGGAGCACCGGCTCTACCCGCTGGCGGTCAAGCTCGCGGTGACGGGCGCGGTGCGGCAGGAGGGCGGACGCACCGTGTCATCGGTGGGCCCCAGCGTGGACACGGCGGGCCTGCGCAATCCCGGCGAGCCGGGCTGA